The nucleotide sequence TCGCCTGGGCGTGCGCTACGACGAGATCTCGATCCGGCACACCTTCGAGTCGTTCAAGGCGGCGCTGGCCACCGAGTTCGCGGGCCGGCCCGAGGACACGGCCGAGGAGAACATCCAGGCCCGCATCCGCGGCACGCTGCTGATGGGGTTGTCGAACAAGTTCGGCTCGATCGTTCTCACCACGGGCAACAAGAGCGAGATGGCCACCGGCTACTGCACGCTCTACGGCGACATGGCGGGCGGCTTCGCGGTCATCAAGGACCTGCTGAAGACAACCGTGTTCGCGCTCGCGCGCTGGCGCAATGCCCACGATCCCTACGGCACCGGCGCCGAGCCGATCCCCGAGCGCATCATCACGCGGCCTCCGAGCGCCGAGCTGCGGCCCGACCAGACCGACCAGGACAGCCTGCCGCCCTACGACATCCTCGACGCGATCCTGGCACGCTACATGCAGGACGACGAGGGCATCGACGAGATCATCGCCGCGGGCTACGACCGCGCGGTGGTCGAGCGGGTGGCACGGCTCATCAAGATCAACGAATACAAGCGGCGCCAGGCGCCGGTAGGCATCCGGGTGACGCACCGCAGTTTTGGCAAGGATTGGCGTTACCCTATCACCAGCAAATTCAACGAAACCGCCGGAGCACGCAAACCATGAAGCAGATCACCGCCATCGTCAAACCCTTCAAGCTCGAGGACGTACGCGAGGCCCTGGCCGAAGTGGGCGTCACCGGACTCACCGTGACCGAGGTCAAGGGCTTCGGCCGCCAGAAGGGCCACACCGAGCTCTACCGCGGCGCCGAGTACGTGGTCGACTTCCTGCCGAAGATGAAGGTCGAAGTGGTCGTCAACGAGGGCGACGTCGAGCGCTGCATCGAGGCCATCGTCAATTCGGCGCGCACCGGCAAGATCGGCGACGGCAAGATCTTCGTGACGGCCGTCGAGCGCATCGTGCGCATCCGCACCGGCGAAGAGAACGAGAACGCGGTCTGAGCTGAACCGCGGGGGCCGGCGCTCGCCGGCCGTCTTTCACCGCGGGCTCAGAGGTTCTCGGCCAGCCGGTCGTCGCGCGGATGGCGCGGCACCTCGGCCCGCAGCGCCGCGAGCAGCGGTTCGGCCTCGGTGCCGGTGCGCACCAGGCTCATCTGCCAGTCGCCCATCAGGCCGTCGCGCACGCTCTGCGCGAGGAATTCCAGCAGCTTGTCGTAATAGCCCGCGCTGTTGAGGATGCCGACCGGCTTGTCGTGGTAGCCGAGCTGGCGCCAGGTCCAGATCTCGAACAACTCCTCGAAGGTGCCGATGCCGCCGGCCATGGCCAGGAAGGCGTCGGCGCGCTCGCCCATCATCGCCTTGCGTTCGTGCATGGTGTCGACCACGTGCAGCTCGTCGCACAGCGGGTTGGCCAGTTCCTTGTCGACCAGCGCCTTGGGGATGATGCCGACCACGCGGCCGCCCGCGGCGCGCGTGGCCTCGGCCACCGTGCCCATCAGGCCGGTGCGGCCACCGCCGTAGACCAGCTGGCCACGCTGCTGGCCGATCCAGCGGCCTACCGCCGTGGCGGCTTCGGTGAACTCGGGACGCTCGCCGGGGCGCGAGCCGCAATACACGCAGATCGAAAATTCAGGGGTCATCCCCCGATCATGCCTCGGGCGGCGGGCCCGCTCATGACACGAAGCGCGTCCACAGGGCTGCCGCCCAGATGCAGGTGCACAGCGACAGCGACAGCAGCACCGCGGCGCTGCCCATGTCCTTGGCGCGCTTGGAGAGGTCGTGCCATTCGGGGCCGATGCGGTCGATGGCCGCTTCGACCGCGGTGTTGAGCAGCTCGACGATCATCACCAGCACCGCGCTGCCCGCGAGCAGAGCGACCTCGACCCAACTGCGGCCGAGCCAGAAGGCGGCGGGGATCATCACCATCGACAGGATGGCTTCCTGCCGAAAGGCGGGCTCGCTCCAGCCGGCGCGCAAGCCGTGCAGCGAGATCAGCGTGGCGTGCCAGACGCGCTCGAAACCCTTGCGGGCCTTTTGCGGGTTGACGGCGGGGTCGGGAAGTTCGGGCAGGGCGCTCATCGGCGGCTCATGGGCTTGGAGGTGACGAGCCGGGTGCCGGCCCAGGCGTCATGCCAGAACTGGCGTTGCGGATGGAAGCGTGCCAGCAGGGCCCAGATGGCCACCCAGCCGAAGACGAGCACCGTGACTTCCGGGCCCGACAGCTTGAAGGGCGCGACGGCGGCGAGCGGCGGCAGGAACCAGATCCAGCTCAGCAGGTAGCGCGCGAGCGCGCGGCGCTGGCTGACCGGGTGGCCGTTCACGTCGACGATGCGGATGTTCCAGGTCTTCATCGCCAGCGTCTGGCCCTTGGCCCAGAACCAGACGAAGTAGACGCCGAACACCACGAAGAGGAAGGCCTGGAACAGGTGGCGCCGCTCATCCATGGCATCGCGCATCTGGCCCAGCGTGCTGAAGAGCCAGCCCGAGACGAACACCACCGCGAACAGCAGCATGCCTTCGTAGAGCCAGCAGGCCATGCGGCGCCAGAGTCCCGGGACCGGGCCCTCTGCAATCGAAAGGGAAGCGTCAGACGCGGGTGGAACAGGCGAATCCGACTCCGAAATTTCGGAAGGGCTGGAAACCATCGAGACCTTGGGTCAGGGGGCGGCCGAGGGTGGCTCGAGCGTGCGCCCCGCAGAAGTGGAAGACGGTGTGGAGGATACCGAAGTCGATGGACCGGGCGATGAAGAGTACGGAGACGGCACCTGGGCTTCGGCCGGCACCGGCTGGGGCGTGTAGCCGGCGGGGGCCGCGGTCGACGACGCGGCCGGTGCGGTGGTGGCCGTTGCGGTGCCGGTGGCTGCCGTCGGAGGGTTCGCGGCGAGGGCGGCCGCCGGGACGATGGCCGGCGCCGCGGGTGCCATCGGCGGCGCGAGCTGGATGCGGGGCGTGTGCAGCCCCGGCGACGTGACCGCCGGGACGGCCACCAGTTTCTGGGACGACACGGGGCGCACCGGGATCGCGGCGCCCTTGGGCTTGGCCGGCGCGCGCTCGGCGAGCTTGCGCTTTTCCTCTTCGCTCAGGGCCTGGTATTGCTCCCACTTGGCCTTGCGCTCGTCGGCCGGCACGCGCTTGACCTCGGCGAAGTTCAGGCGTGCCTGGACGCGCTGCTGGTTGCTGAGCGCGGCCCATTCGATCATGCGGCTGCGCAGCGTGATCTGGTCCTCGGCCGGCAGCGAAGCGTAGTTGCGCGACAGCGCGAGCCACTTGCGCTTCTGGCCGACGTTGAGCGCGTTCCAGTGCGGTGCCAGCGGCTGCAGGGCCTGCTGCTGCTCGGCGGTGAGCTCGGCCCACAGCGGCTTGGTGAGCACGGGCGGCTTGGCGGCGGCGGACGCTGCCATGGTGCCGGTCGGCGCGGCCTTGGGCGTGTCCGCGCGAACGGTTTCCGAGCGCACGGGCGTGGTCTGCGCGGCCGCGATCGTCAGTCCCAGTGCCGCCATGGCCACGATGCCGACCCCGCCGAGGCGAACCACCGCGCCTTGCGACCACGAGCGCGAGGAGCGGGGCGAAATCGCGGGGAGCAGGGTGCGGCGTGGCATTCGGATGATCGGTCGGAGAGAGGCTTCGGACGGGCGGGAAAATCTGGCGGCGGACGGGGCGGCGAAGCCGGGCGCGGAACTGGGAGGGCGGCCAAGGCCCTCGTCAGTCGGAAGCGCCGTCGGACTTGAGGAACTGCGCGAAGCCCGGGTCGGTGTAGGCGGCCGGCGGCAGGTCGCCGGTGAGCAGCGCGGAATCGACCTCGGCCAGCTCGCTGGCGCGGTCCTCGTCCTGCATCACGCTGATGGTGACCAGGCCGGCCACCAGGGCCACGAGCGGCACCACGGTGCCGATGCGCGTCCACCAGCCCCAGCCGCCACCCAGTGCGGCGGTGTTGCCCGACTGCACCACGGCGGGCGCGACGCGCAGCTGCGGTGCCTGTTTGCGCTGGGCCACGGCTTGGGCGCGCGCCACGCGCAGGCGTTCGCCGATGTCGTGCGGCAACGCCTGGTTGCCGGCGGACAGGCGCGCGGCCACGCGTTGGCCGAACTCGTCTTCGGCGACGGAGGAGAGAGGAACCTTAGTATTCATAGCGAAATTCCCTTGGCTTTGAGCGCCTTGCTCAGAGCGTGGACGGCGCGCGAACAATGGGTTTTGACGCTGCCCTCGGAGCAGCCCATGGCGGCGGCCGTCTCTGCGACGTCCATTTCTTCCCAGTAACGCATCAGGAAAGCCTCGCGTTGACGGCCCGGCAATGCCGCGATCTGTTCTTCGATCTCATGCAGGACCTGTGCCCGGCGCGTGGTGTCCTCGGCGCTCTCGGTTTCTCTGGAGTCGGTCGGCGAGGCGAAGTTCTCGAGCAGGTCGAAATCGCCGTCGTCGTCGGTGGACTCGAAATCGCTGAGGTTCGAGAACAGGGCACGGCGGGTCTTCTGGCGGCGGAACCAGTCGAGCGTGCAGTTCGAGAGGATGCGCTGGAACAGCATCGGCAGCTCGGCGGCGGGCTTGTCGCCGTAGTGCTGGGCCAGCTTCATCATGCTGTCCTGCACGATGTCGAGCGCCGCTTCCTCGTCTCGCACGTGATAGACCGACCGCTTGAAAGCGCGGCGTTCGACGCTTTTCAGGAAATCGGAGAGTTCTTGTTCGGTGGCCAAGCGTGAGAGGGGCGCCGGGCGCCGCGTGGGAATGGATGTCGGGCGGGAATGCCTCGTTGTTGGCCGCGAATTATGCCCGCCGCTCTCGACGAATCGTGTTGCGGGGCGATACGGGCTCGGCGGAAGGCCGCGTCGGTGTCATAATCGCGGTCGCAAGTCAAAAGGCAAACGGGTCACGGTCCGGCGGAACAATCAGTCCGCCCATGGCTTTGGCCTCAAGTCCTGGCGCGGCCCCACAAGGGTTGGCAAGGGGCACCCAAGGTTTTTCGTTCCCGAAAAAACTCCAAAGGTTGATCATGGAAATCTCGAAGGCGGAACTCGCTTCCGCAGCAGCCGCGTCCTCCGGCGCCGGCAATCACACGCAAGAACTCATGGGCGCCGAAGTGCTGGTCAAGGCACTGCAGGCCGAAGGCGTCCAGTACGTGTGGGGCTACCCCGGCGGCGCGGTTCTCTACATCTACGACGCGTTCTACAAGCAGGACACCATCCAGCACGTGCTGGTGCGCCACGAGCAGGCAGCGGTCCACGCCGCCGACGGCTATGCGCGCGCCACCGGCGAGGTGGGCGTGGCGCTGGTCACCTCGGGCCCGGGCCTGACGAACGCGGTCACGGGCATCGCCACGGCCTACATGGACTCGATCCCGATGGTGATCATCTCGGGCCAGGTCCCCACGGCGGCGATCGGCCTGGATGCCTTCCAGGAATGCGACACGGTCGGCATCACGCGCCCGATCGTCAAGCACAACTTCCTCGTCAAGGATCCGAAGGATCTCGCGATGACGATGAAGAAGGCCTTCCACATCGCACGCAGCGGCCGTCCGGGCCCCGTGGTGGTGGACGTGCCCAAGGACGTCTCGTTCAAGAAGGTGGCCTACGCCGGCTATCCCGAGAAGGTCGAGATGCGCTCGTACAACCCGGTGCGCAAGGGCCACGGCGGCCAGATCCGCAAGGCGCTGCAGCTGCTGCTCAACGCCAAGCGCCCCTACATCTACACCGGTGGCGGCGTGCTGCTGGGCAATGCCACCAACGAACTGCGCACGCTGGTCGACATGCTCGGCTACCCGGTCACCAACACGCTCATGGGCCTGGGCGCCTATCCGGCGAGCGACCGCAAGTTCCTCGGCATGCTGGGCATGCACGGCACCATCGAGGCCAACAACGCGATGCAGAACTGCGACGTGCTGCTGGCCGTGGGTGCGCGCTTCGACGACCGCGTGATCGGCAACCCGAAGCACTTCGCGCAGAACGAACGCAAGATCATCCACGTCGACATCGATCCGTCGAGCATCTCCAAGCGCGTGAAGGTCGACATCCCGATCGTGGGCGACGTCAAGGACGTGCTCACCGAGCTGATCTCGATGATCCGCGAGAGCACGACGAAGCCCGACGCCGGCGCGCTCGCCAACTGGTGGAAGACCATCGAGGGCTGGCGCGACCGCGACTGCCTCAAGTACGACCGGGGCAACAAGGACGTGATCAAGCCGCAGTTCGTCGTCGAGACGCTGTGGAACATGACCAAGGACGCGGACACCTACATCACGTCCGACGTCGGCCAGCACCAGATGTGGGCCGCGCAGTACTACCGCTTCGACGAGCCGCGCCGCTGGATCAACTCCGGCGGCCTGGGCACCATGGGCGTGGGCATTCCCTACGCCATGGGGATCAAGCTCGCGAAGCCGGACTCGGAAGTCTTCACCATCACGGGCGAAGGCTCGGTGCAGATGTGCATCCAGGAACTGTCGACCTGCCTGCAGTACAACACGCCGATCAAGATCTGCTCGCTGAACAACCGCTACCTCGGCATGGTGCGCCAGTGGCAGGAGATCGAGTACTCCGGCCGCTACAGCCACAGCTACATGGATGCGCTGCCCAACTTCGTGAAGCTCGCCGAGGCCTATGGCCACGTCGGCATGCTGATCGAGCGTCCCCAGGACGTGGAGCCTGCGCTGCGCGAGGCCCGCAAGCTCAAGGACCGCACCGTGTTCATGGATTTCCGCACCGACCCCACCGAGAACGTGTTCCCGATGGTCAAGGCCGGAATGGGCATCACCGAGATGCTGCTGGGCTCCGAGGATCTCTGATCCGCGGCCCGTTTTCGACCGTTCGTTTCTCAACCTTTCACTGACGAATCTATTGCCCGCCGAGCCCGCGCATTACCGTGCGCGGGGGAGGGCGGCGAAAGCGAAAGCTTCCGCGCTGGCGAAAAGAGGAGTCACGCACACATGAAACACATCATTGCCGTTCTGCTGGAAAACGAGCCTGGCGCTCTTTCCCGCGTGGTGGGCCTGTTCTCGGCCCGTGGCTACAACATCGAATCGCTGACCGTCGCGCCCACCGAGGATGCGAGCCTGTCGCGCATGACCATCGTCACCGCCGGTTCGGACGACGTGATCGAGCAGATCACCAAGCACTTGAACCGCTTGATCGAGGTGGTCAAGGTGGTCGACCTGACCGAAGGTGCCTACACCGAGCGCGAGCTCATGATGGTGAAGGTGCGCGCGGTGGGCAAGGAGCGCGAGGAGATGATGCGCATGGCCGAGATCTTCCGCGGCCGCATCATCGACGTCACCGACAAGAGCTACACGATCGAGCTCACCGGCGACCATGGCAAGAACGACGCCTTCCTCGAGGCGATCGATCGCAGCGCCATCCTCGAGACCGTGCGCACCGGCGCCAGCGGCATCGGCCGCGGCGAACGCATCCTGCGGGTCTGACCCGATGAAAACGGAGCTCGGTCGCCGTCCGTTCGGGCCGAGCTTGTCGAAGCCTCCGCGCGAGCGGGGACTGCATTGAGCCCTTCGACAGGCTCAGGACGAACGGCACAACACACTGCAACTCGCATATCTATCTGGAGAACATCATGAAGGTTTATTACGACAAGGACGCGGACCTGAGCCTGATCAAGGGCAAGACGGTGGCCATCATCGGCTACGGCTCGCAAGGCCACGCGCACGCGCAGAACCTGAACGACAGCGGCGTGAAGGTCGTGGTCGGCCTGCGCAAGGGCGGTGCCTCGTGGGACAAGGTCGGCAAGGCCGGCCTGCAGGTCGCCGAAGTGGCCGATGCCGTGAAGTCCGCCGATGTCGTCATGATCCTGCTGCCCGACGAGCAGATCGCCAACGTCTACAAGAACGACGTCGCGCCCAACATCAAGGAAGGCGCTTCGCTGGTCTTCGCGCACGGCTTCAACGTGCACTACGGCTTCGTGCAGCCGCGCGCCGACCTCGACGTGTGGATGGTCGCTCCCAAGGCCCCGGGCCACACCGTGCGCAGCACCTACACCCAAGGCGGCGGCGTGCCCCACCTCGTGGCCGTGCACCAGGACAAGACCGGCAAGGCGCGTGACCTCGCGCTGAGCTACGCCACCGCCAACGGCGGCGGCAAGGCCGGCATCATCGAGACCAACTTCCGCGAAGAAACCGAGACCGACCTGTTCGGCGAACAAGCGGTTCTGTGCGGCGGCACGGTCGAGCTGATCAAGGCCGGTTTCGAAACGCTGGTGGAAGCCGGCTACGCGCCCGAAATGGCGTACTTCGAATGCCTGCACGAACTGAAGCTGATCGTCGACCTGATCTATGAAGGCGGCATCGCCAACATGAACTACTCGATCTCGAACAACGCCGAATACGGCGAGTACGTCACCGGCCCGCGCATCGTGACCGACGAGACCAAGAAGGTCATGAAGCAAGTGCTGCGCGACATCCAGACCGGCGAATACGCCAAGAGCTTCGTGCTCGAAGCCGCCGCCGGCCAGCCCGCGCTGATCAGCCGCCGTCGCCTCAATGCGGAGCATCAGATCGAAGTTGTCGGCGAAAAGCTGCGCGCGATGATGCCCTGGATCAAGAAGAACAAGCTGGTCGACCAGACCCGCAACTGATCTCCCGGCGAGCAGGGCGCTCCGGCGCCCGATCCCCAAGGGCCACCCTCGCGGTGGCCCTTTTGCTTGGAGGGCCGGGCGTGCCCCTGAACTACACTCCCTGGGATGCGATCCAGTGACCGAATTGCTATCGAAGAGATAGCTGAACCGACAATGCCCATGAGGGACGGAGACCAATCCAATGCATGACGACACCGTCCCCGACGAGGTCCAGCCGCGCAAGCGGCGAAAGGGCATCTACGTCCTGCCGAACCTGTTCACCCTGGCCGCGCTGTTCGGCGGCTTCTATTCGGTCGTGATGGCGATGAACGCGCGCTTCGACCTCGCCGCGCTGGGCGTCTTCGCGGCCATGGTGCTCGACAGCCTCGACGGCCGCGTGGCGCGCATGACCAATACGCAGAGCGCGTTCGGCGAGCAGATGGACTCGCTGTCCGACATGGTCTCGTTCGGCGCGGCGCCCGCGCTGATCGCCTACGAGTGGTCGCTCAAGGGCCTGGGCCGCTGGGGCTGGATCGCGGCCTTCGTCTACTGCGCCTGCGCGGCGCTGCGGCTCGCGCGCTTCAACGTCAACACCGGCGTGGTCGACAAGCGCTGGTTCCAGGGCCTGCCGTCGCCCGCTGCTGCGGCGCTGGTGGCCGGCTTCATCTGGCTCATGACCGAATGGGGCAAGCGCGGTGGCGAGGTGCTGTACCTCTCGTGGACGCAGATCACCTGGATCACCTTCGCCTTCACGCTCTACGCAGGCCTCACGATGGTGACCAACGCGCCGTTCTACAGCTTCAAGGACGTGCAGATGAAGAAGAGCGTGCCCTTCGCCGTGATCGTGCTGATCGCGCTCGGCATCGCGGTCATCAACATCCATCCGCCGACGGTGCTGTTCGGCCTGTTCGTGGTCTACGGCCTGAGCGGCTACGTGGTCTATGCATGGCGCAAGGCCAAGGGGCAGCAGACCAGCGTGATCAGCACCTCGACCGAGGAACCCGACGAGCGCGGTTTGCACAACTGAGACAGGCATCGGGACACAGTCTTCACAAAGTCTCGACGCCTGTGCTAAATTCGCAACCCTCATGACGAAGATGATTTCGCTGCTGTCCCTACTAGCTCTCCCTCACGGGCGGAGACGGTAGCGCACGCGCAAATCCATCACCACGGCCCGTTCGCACCAGCAACGGGCCGTTTTGTTTTTGGGGTTGCTGGTTGATCACCAACCATCACAGCAGAGAAATCGACATGTTGAAGCAACCTCAAGCCAAATACCGTGCGTTCGCGCCCATCGGTCTCAAGGACCGCACCTGGCCCGATGCCGTGCTGACCAAGGCGCCGATCTGGCTGTCGACCGATCTGCGTGACGGCAACCAGGCCCTGGTCGAGCCGATGGACATCACGCGCAAGATGCGCATGTTCGAGACCCTCGTGGCCATCGGCTTCAAGGAGATCGAGGTCGGCTTCCCCTCCGCGTCGCAGGTCGAGTTCGACTTCGTGCGCAAGCTCATCGAGGAAGACCGCATTCCCGACGACGTGACGATCCAGGTGCTGACCCAGGCGCGCGACCACCTGATCGCCCGCACCTTCGAAGCCTTGCAAGGCGCTCCGCGCGCCATCGTCCATCTGTACAACGCCGTGGCGCCCGTGATGCGCCGCGTGGTGCTCGGCATGGACGAGGATGGCATCGTCGAGCTCGCCGCCACGCATGCGCGCATGTTCAACGAGATGGCCGCGAAGCAGCCGAACACGCGCTGGACCTTCCAGTACTCGCCCGAGATGTTCTCGGGCACCGACCTCGCGTTCTCCAAGCGCGTGGTCGACGCGGTCACCGCGGTCTGGGCGCCGACGCCCGAGCGCAAGTGCATCGTCAACCTGCCGTCGACGGTCGAGCACTCCACGCCGAACATCTTTGCCGACATGATCGAGTGGATGCACCGCAACCTCGATCGTCGCGACGCGATCGTGCTGTCGGTGCACCCGCACAACGACCGCGGCACCGGCACCGCCGCCGGCGAGTTCGCGTTGATGGCCGGCGCCGACCGCATCGAAGGCTGCCTGTTCGGCAACGGCGAGCGCACCGGCAACCTCGACCTCGTCAACGTGGCGCTCAACCTCTACACGCAGGGCGTCTCGCCCGAACTGGACTTCTCGAACATCGACGAGATCCGAGCCACGGTCGAGCACTGCAACCAGATTCCCGTGCACCCGCGCCACCCCTACGTGGGCGACCTGGTCTACACCTCGTTCTCGGGCTCGCACCAGGACGCGATCAAGAAGGCCTTCTCGGCGCGCAAGGACGGCGACATCTGGGACATGCCCTACCTCCCGATCGACCCGAAGGACGTCGGCCGCAGCTACGAGGCCGTGATCCGCGTCAACAGCCAGTCGGGCAAGGGCGGCATCGCCTACCTGCTCGAGAGCGAGTACGGCATCGAGATGCCGCGCCGCCTGCAGATGGAATTCAGCCAGACGGTGCAGCGCGTGATGGACGTCGCGGGCAAGGAACTCACGGCCGCGGACCTCTGGCAGCTCTTCGTGCGCGAGTACGGCATCGAGTCGGTGCAGGCGCTCCAGCACCGCGTGCTGCAGGAGGAGGGCAAGGACGGCGCCAACGCCTCGGTGCTTCTGCGCGGCGACCTGGCCTGGAACGGCGAGACCGTGGCCATCGAGGGCCGCGGCAACGGTCCCATCGATGCCTTCACGCACGCGCTGAGCGCCGCGACGGGCCATGCGGTGCGCGTCATCGACTACCACCAGCATGCGATCGGCGCCGGTGCCGATGCCAAGGCCGTGGCCTACCTGGAGCTGCGCGTCGACGAGTCGCGCACCCTGTTCGGCGTGGGCATCGACGAAGACACCATCGCCGCCTCGCTGAAGGCGATCGTCTCGGGCGTGGAGCGCGCCAGGGGCAATGGCGCGCACAGCGCACAATCGGAGACCGCGACCGTCTGAACCCCATCCCGCCCGATGCGCCAGGTGGCCAGAAACGAAGGAGAACACGATGACCGACCAACTCATAATTTTCGACACCACCTTGCGCGACGGCGAACAGTCGCCCGGCGCCTCGATGACGCGCGACGAGAAGTTGCGCATCGCCAAGCAGCTCGAGCGGCTGCGGGTCGACGTCATCGAGGCCGGCTTCCCGGCCAGCTCGAACGGCGACTTCGAGGCGGTCAAGGCGATCGCCAACGCGATCAAGGATTCGACGGTGTGCGGACTCTCGCGCGCCAACGACCGCGACATCGCGCGCGCCGCCGAGGCGCTCAAGGGCGCGGCGCGTGGCCGCATCCACACCTTCATCGCGACCTCGCCGCTGCACATGGAGAAGAAGCTGCGCATGTCGCCCGACGAGGTGCATGAACAGGCCCGGCTCGCGGTGCGCTTCGCGCGCAACCAGGTGGCCGACGTGGAGTTCAGCCCCGAGGACGGCTACCGCAGCGATCCCGACTTCCTGTGCCGCGTGCTCGAGACCGTGATCGCCGAGGGCGCGACCACGATCAACGTGCCCGACACCGTGGGCTACGCGATCCCCGAGCTCTACGGCAACTTCATCAAGACGCTGCGCGAGCGCATTCCCAACAGCGACAAGGCGATCTGGTCGGTGCATTGCCACAACGACCTCGGCATGGCGGTGGCGAACTCGCTGGCGGGCGTGAAGATCG is from Variovorax paradoxus and encodes:
- the leuA gene encoding 2-isopropylmalate synthase, which produces MLKQPQAKYRAFAPIGLKDRTWPDAVLTKAPIWLSTDLRDGNQALVEPMDITRKMRMFETLVAIGFKEIEVGFPSASQVEFDFVRKLIEEDRIPDDVTIQVLTQARDHLIARTFEALQGAPRAIVHLYNAVAPVMRRVVLGMDEDGIVELAATHARMFNEMAAKQPNTRWTFQYSPEMFSGTDLAFSKRVVDAVTAVWAPTPERKCIVNLPSTVEHSTPNIFADMIEWMHRNLDRRDAIVLSVHPHNDRGTGTAAGEFALMAGADRIEGCLFGNGERTGNLDLVNVALNLYTQGVSPELDFSNIDEIRATVEHCNQIPVHPRHPYVGDLVYTSFSGSHQDAIKKAFSARKDGDIWDMPYLPIDPKDVGRSYEAVIRVNSQSGKGGIAYLLESEYGIEMPRRLQMEFSQTVQRVMDVAGKELTAADLWQLFVREYGIESVQALQHRVLQEEGKDGANASVLLRGDLAWNGETVAIEGRGNGPIDAFTHALSAATGHAVRVIDYHQHAIGAGADAKAVAYLELRVDESRTLFGVGIDEDTIAASLKAIVSGVERARGNGAHSAQSETATV